In one window of Arachis ipaensis cultivar K30076 chromosome B06, Araip1.1, whole genome shotgun sequence DNA:
- the LOC107646009 gene encoding uncharacterized protein LOC107646009 isoform X2 translates to MASSFSMQLIHTHNRLSWFRHIQGNYSQDMAKVLRPSMVGSSSGLQLGHSKGLASRSHYALRFSVLQQSDPKSIRYRTMICVNATENNGCCCDSKGMLH, encoded by the exons ATGGCCTCTTCATTTTCAATGCAGTTGATCCATACCCACAACCGTCTTTCATGGTTTCGCCATATCCAG GGTAATTATAGCCAAGATATGGCCAAGGTTCTTAGGCCTAGTATGGTAGGTAGCAGTAGCGGATTACAGCTTGGTCATAGCAAAGGATTGGCATCAAGATCACATTATGCCCTAAGGTTTTCTGTTTTGCAACAATCCGATCCAAAATCGATCAGATATAGGACCATGATCTGTGTCAATGCTACAGAAAACAAT GGCTGCTGTTGCGATTCCAAAGGGatgctgcattaa
- the LOC107646009 gene encoding uncharacterized protein LOC107646009 isoform X1, producing MASSFSMQLIHTHNRLSWFRHIQGNYSQDMAKVLRPSMVGSSSGLQLGHSKGLASRSHYALRFSVLQQSDPKSIRYRTMICVNATENNVNYILGTKLVIRTTYS from the exons ATGGCCTCTTCATTTTCAATGCAGTTGATCCATACCCACAACCGTCTTTCATGGTTTCGCCATATCCAG GGTAATTATAGCCAAGATATGGCCAAGGTTCTTAGGCCTAGTATGGTAGGTAGCAGTAGCGGATTACAGCTTGGTCATAGCAAAGGATTGGCATCAAGATCACATTATGCCCTAAGGTTTTCTGTTTTGCAACAATCCGATCCAAAATCGATCAGATATAGGACCATGATCTGTGTCAATGCTACAGAAAACAAT GTGAATTATATACTTGGTACTAAATTAGTTATACGAACAACTTATTCCTGA